Proteins from a single region of Anastrepha ludens isolate Willacy chromosome 5, idAnaLude1.1, whole genome shotgun sequence:
- the LOC128863060 gene encoding tigger transposable element-derived protein 1-like: protein MSNKKEKRNRNAISLETKILILDRLKAGERYASVGRHFKFGESTIRAIKKNEAAIRASVISGTELNAKKASYSRGTTKERLEKMLLIWLQDLNQKRIPTNGKLIKKRALRLYEQLKNSEPTISSSDHNIAEFSASTGWLTGFLKRNAFHNVKITGEIASAVDDEAKSFPKKLLKIIEDGGYSPDQVFNADETGLFWKKMPSRTYIAKSEKSASGFKAAKDRVTFLFCSNASGDRILKPLVVNRSLKPRSLKGKDMAKLPVHWIANKKAWVTTAIFTEWFNRYFVPEVKKYLLDKGLEFKVILLIDNAPGHPHIEHANVKIVFLPPNTTSILQPLNQGIICNFKKHYVKLTFQHILDKRKNEEITVTDAWKKFSILDCINHAGLAVKAIKPQTLNTCWKTLWPECDQRGSISEEISIPEIISLGHEIGGEGFETLCNTDIDELLLDPELNDEDLMEIIAGDSGKDIESEDEITPFTSNVNRKGIQMCSELENYYLTNDPDTERALKFQRELNLCMSTYRELYKQDS from the coding sequence ATgtccaacaaaaaagaaaaaaggaatagaaatgcaatttccctagaaactaaaattttaattttggaccGCTTGAAAGCAGGCGAACGTTATGCATCTGTTGGGAGACATTTTAAATTTGGTGAATCTACTATAAGAGCAATTAAGAAGAATGAGGCCGCAATAAGGGCATCGGTAATTAGTGGAACAGAGTTGAATGCTAAAAAAGCGTCGTATTCAAGAGGCACTACAAAAGAaagattagaaaaaatgttattaatttgGTTGCAAGATTTAAACCAGAAAAGAATCCCCACAAATggcaaactaattaaaaaacgaGCACTTCGATTGTATGAGCAGCTGAAAAATTCGGAGCCTACTATTTCATCCAGCGATCACAACATAGCAGAGTTCTCAGCCAGTACAGGATGGTTAACTGGGTTTTTAAAGCGTAATGCATTTCATAACGTAAAGATTACCGGTGAAATTGCATCAGCAGTTGATGATGAAGCTAAAAGTTTTCCAAAGAAGTTGCTCAAAATTATTGAAGATGGAGGATATAGCCCAGATCAAGTctttaatgccgacgagactggGCTATTTTGGAAAAAGATGCCTAGTCGTACCTATATTGCTAAATCTGAAAAATCTGCAAGCGGTTTTAAAGCAGCAAAAGATAGAGTCACCTTCTTATTTTGCAGCAATGCGTCCGGGGATCGGATATTAAAACCTTTAGTTGTAAATCGATCACTAAAACCGCGATCGCTGAAGGGCAAAGACATGGCAAAACTGCCTGTTCATTGGATAGCCAACAAAAAAGCGTGGGTGACTACTGCAATTTTCACAGAATGGTTTAATCGATATTTTGTGCcggaagttaaaaaatatttgctggatAAAGGTCTCGAGTTCAAAGTGATTTTGCTTATCGATAACGCGCCAGGTCATCCGCATATAGAACATGCCAATGTCAAGATAGTTTTTCTCCCACCAAATACAACCAGCATTTTGCAACCATTGAACCAGGGCATTATCTGCAATTTCAAAAAGCATTATGTAAAGTTGACCTTTCAGCACATTTTGGACAAGAGAAAGAATGAAGAGATAACAGTTACGGATGCctggaaaaaattttcgattttggactgcATAAATCATGCTGGCTTGGCAGTTAAAGCTATAAAACCACAAACTTTAAATACTTGCTGGAAAACGCTTTGGCCAGAATGCGATCAAAGGGGAAGTATATCAGAAGAAATATCAATACCAGAAATTATATCTTTAGGTCATGAAATTGGTGGTGAGGGGTTTGAAACATTATGCAACACAGATATTGATGAGCTACTTTTGGACCCAGAGCTAAATGATGAAGACTTAATGGAAATCATTGCTGGTGATTCTGGAAAAGACATCGAATCGGAAGATGAAATAACACCATTTACGTCAAATGTGAATCGAAAAGGAATTCAGATGTGCAGCGAATTAGAAAACTATTATCTGACCAATGATCCAGATACTGAGCGGGCCTTGAAATTCCAACGTGAACTTAATttatgcatgtcgacctatcgggaattgtataaacaagattcttaa